The Zingiber officinale cultivar Zhangliang chromosome 9A, Zo_v1.1, whole genome shotgun sequence genome window below encodes:
- the LOC122019048 gene encoding NDR1/HIN1-like protein 10: MSSSAGNPKTAVVTGYPDTAVVIGCPVPASGSNGSPPPRSFYPSPPPPPCSRYTTMCISLSRYWILAMAVFIALVFLAVVIIIPVLFLVPRMPEFAVSSACVTGFNLSSAQQQQLSASFDLNLTVHSPNRLKRIYYERVTASVLYASDILSENPLAPFDQGKGETTVLRFRLAALGEYVNSDVARGIESDRGRGDGAVGFNVRVLSWVKFGSGSWSTSWSILSVHCDDVLIGFGNSRASTGCLLGSAPKKCIVIYSK, from the coding sequence ATGAGTTCCTCCGCCGGCAATCCCAAGACTGCCGTCGTCACCGGCTATCCCGACACTGCCGTCGTCATCGGCTGCCCCGTCCCCGCCTCCGGATCGAACGGCTCCCCTCCCCCGCGATCCTTCtacccttctcctcctcctcctccctgcTCCCGCTACACCACCATGTGCATCTCCCTTAGCCGCTATTGGATCCTCGCCATGGCGGTCTTCATCGCCCTCGTCTTCCTCGCCGTTGTCATCATCATTCCCGTCCTCTTCCTCGTCCCCCGCATGCCCGAGTTCGCCGTCTCTTCCGCTTGCGTCACTGGCTTCAACCTCTCCTCCGCTCAACAGCAGCAATTGTCCGCTTCCTTCGACCTCAACCTCACCGTCCACAGCCCCAACCGTCTGAAGCGCATTTACTACGAGCGAGTCACCGCCAGCGTGCTATATGCCTCCGACATCTTGTCTGAAAACCCTCTCGCACCCTTCGATCAAGGGAAGGGCGAAACCACCGTTCTCAGATTTCGATTGGCGGCGCTAGGGGAGTACGTCAATTCCGATGTGGCGAGGGGGATCGAGTCGGATCGTGGACGAGGTGATGGTGCAGTAGGTTTCAATGTTAGGGTTTTGTCCTGGGTTAAATTTGGATCCGGGTCATGGAGTACCAGTTGGTCTATCTTGAGTGTTCACTGCGATGACGTTCTGATTGGGTTTGGGAATAGTAGGGCTAGCACCGGTTGTCTGCTTGGCTCGGCACCAAAGAAGTGTATTGTAATCTACTCTAAGTAG